GATAAAGATAAAGTGATTCCCAACTATCTCCAAAATATTTTGCATAAATATATCATTGACTCTGAACTCTACATTGTCAATGGAGGAAGTCACGTTCCTCAAGCAGATTTTCCAGATAGTATCAATGATAGAATTTACCATTTTTTAAAAAAATTTAATTAACTACGTTTGTGATATTCTAGCAACGATTTGAAAAGTCTATCGATTGCAGTTCGAGTTTGCATTTTTTTATACTCTTCATGTGAAGCTTCCCCTTTAGTGTTCACTTCATGTGATTTACTATCTACAATTTGAACCTCATAAGGGTAAAAGAAACGAATATCTCTCGCAATAAGAGAAATATCTAAATTTAAAATTTTACTTGCTAGCTCAGACTCCTGCTCTTTGGCAACTTTCCTTACCTTATTAAATTCCGATAAAAAAGGATTTCTAAACCTTATAAGTTGTCTACATGTAAATTGAACAGATTGATACTTTGAAGAAGTAAAGTCGTTCTTCTTATTATTTTTATCCCCTCTTCCCGTATCTATGAGATCTAGTAGTTTTTCTTTGAATTCTTGTTCACTCAACTGAAATCTAATGGCATCTTTGATCAATTTATAGTGTCCACTTTTTAAACTTTTAAGATTAAAAATCGTATTTATCGAACGACTTGGTTTTATATTATGTGGAATACAAATGTGATTTTCTAAAATAAAACGGACTACATTTAAAATATCAATTTTTTCTCTCACCACTATACGTACACCAACTCTATCAAACAACTCTTCTGCAACATGTTCAGCTTTATGAAGCAATTTAATGATAGTACTCTCCCTTGATTTTTTAGATTTTGTTTGAAAATCAATGACCTCAATTGAGTACTTATCCGCAGGTTTTCCTAAATAAAGTTTGTTCTCGCCATCTCTATGTAAATGCTTATAAAATTTATCAAAAATTTGCGTTTGAACAACGTTGAAATAATTTGATCTCAAATCCTTATCAATATGTATAACCGTGTGCATAACTTTTAGCACGATTTCGGCCCACAAACGCTCCTCTTTCGTGACATCCTTATTCGCTCCTGAAATCATTATAAATAAATCAGTAATTTCAGTAATGAGATAAAGATTATTTGGAATTTGTAAATTAAGTCCGTCTGAATTTCCTTCCTTTAAAAAATAACGCTTAATAAATTGCAACGATTCTTGAAAATATCCAAATAACTCCGCCTTACTTACGGGATCATTGGGATCCAGTCCATAACCTTTTAGAAAATTATTTGCCTTATCTTTACTGTCAACTGTTGTGATAAAATGTTTTGAATCAAGTGCTGATTTGCCACCAATGATCACATCAAACTGTTCCCAGTCGTAGAAGTAATGCTCTAAATATTCTGGACGTCTGGCCATAAAAACCTATTCTTATGTATTTAATCTCATTATTGTAAGGTAATAAAGTTCGCGCTACACTACAAGAAAAAAAGATGGTGACCTATGGCGCAAATTCAGTCTAAAATCTTATCCTTCTTGGAAAAATCATTTCTCTCCTTTCTTGGTGTTGGGCTTGCCCCGTTCGCACCAGGAACCTTTGGAACTCTGGCCATCTGCCCCTTTCTTTACTTCTTTGACAAGCTTCATATCCCCACATTTATTTTTTTACCCATACTTATTTTAGCAACTTTTCTATCTTGTATTCTTGCCGAAAGAAATCGGAAAAAAAATAATGAGCACGATCCATCCTGGATAGTCATCGATGAAGTTCTTGGTATGTCTTTGAGCTGGATTATAGTTGGTTCCACTAACCTCGTAGGACTCATTATTTTATTTATTCTCTTTCGCCTTTTCGATATTTTTAAAATAGGCCCTGCAAAATATTTTGACACAAAAGTTACCCATGGTTGTGGTGTTATTCTGGATGACCTTGTTAGTGGAGTTTATGCAAGTCTAATTTTTCTTATATTAAGATTTTTCTTATCAGATTCTTTAATCATCTGAATTCACTATTTCTCTTGATATGCTTTAAAGTACGTATTAAATCTGTCTCTAAGTTTTTTATCTTTAAATGATAAATATCTCCCCACTGTCTCAACTAAGAAGCTACACTCCACATCCATTGGATCTTGTCCTTGTGATCGATACAAATCCTTAAATACGCTAAACTCTGAAATTGCAAATTCAATTCTATCCTTTATAAGTAGGTGTGCTAGAGATCCTTGGTGCTCTACTTCTTGGTAATTTTCTATTTTTTGTAATTCTGGATAGATTTTTGAAGCACTCTGAAAACCTCCGACTTTGAATTTAACAAGATCGCTTATTTTTTTTATTTTAAGTCCCTTACTTTTCTTACTTATGGCGCAATTTTGAAAATTATCAACAGGAACACTTGGGTATAAATCTCCATGCTCTGAAAAAAAAGACACCGGAAGATTTAGTGATGCATGATATTTTTCTTTTTTGAACTCATAAAAAATCCTATCATTAGGCATTAACAAAAACTTGACTTGATGACTCATGTTGCTAAACACTGTCGTTAATATTTTAGCTTGAGTTCCTTTTACTTCTCCTTCTTCCTCATATATATAAGGCCGCAAAGAATTACTCGCTATAATTGTGATTGTTTCTTCTGCAAGTCCAATTTTTATAATATAAAAGCACAAGAGACATATGGCCGATATTTTTCCCACTCTCAACCTTCTTTTTAATTACGCAGAAAGACTTGCGCATTTGTTGCGTAATATTTAGAATTCAAGCAATAGCTAGTTGCTAACCTGTACTGATTATAAATTGAATATACCTCAATTGGGAAGTTTCGAATTACCAGTAGTTGAAAGAGGAGATCTTAACCACATTTGTTATGCACTAGGAATTGAATAAATACTAACGACAATGCTAGCGTCACTAAGACTACATTGACCAAACAGGAGATTAAAGTATGGCCATATCGACTACAGGTAGCACTGAAACAAACAAAGCAAAAGCACTGGATCTGGCCCTGGCCAATATTGAAAAGCAATTTGGTAAAGGCGCCATTATGAAACTTGGAACCGAAGGAGTGGAAAATAAAATACCCGCAATTTCAACAGGATGCCTGGGCCTAGATATTTGCCTTGGTATAGGAGGAATTCCTAAAGGAAGAATCGTTGAAATCTATGGGCCAGAATCATCAGGGAAAACGACCCTTACTCTACATATTGCAGCTGAATGCCAAAAAGCAGGTGGAACAGTGGCCTTCGTTGACGCTGAGCATGCCCTCGACACGGCCTATGCAAGTAAGCTTGGAGTTGATATCCCTAATACACTTATTTCACAACCTGATAGCGGGGAGCAAGCACTAGAGATTACAGATATGCTCGTGCGCTCAGGGGCCGTTGACCTTCTCATCGTTGACTCCGTTGCCGCACTTACACCACGGGCCGAGCTAGAAGGAGACATGGGAGATTCACACATGGGACTACAGGCCAGACTTATGTCTCAGGCCCTACGTAAACTTACCGGGTCTATTTCACGCTCCAACTGTACAGTTATCTTTATCAATCAGTTAAGAATGAAAATTGGAGTCATGTTTGGCAACCCTGAAACAACTACTGGTGGTAATGCCCTTAAATTTTATTCATCAGTTCGTATCGATATCCGCCGTATAAGCGGCATAAAGGGAAGTGACGGTGAGATCATCGGAAACCGAACAAAAGTAAAAATTGTAAAAAATAAGGTTGCTCCTCCCTTTAAACAGCATGAATTTGACATCATGTATGGGCAAGGGATTTCACAATCTGGTGATCTCATTGACCTGGCCGTAGAGAGAAAAATCGTCGATAAGGCCGGCGCATGGTTCTCTTATAATAACGAAAAAATTGGACAAGGACGTGAGAAGGCCAAGCTATTTCTAGAAGAAAATCCTGAAATAGCAGAAGAAGTTAGAGAAAAAATTCTTGTCAAAGCAGGGCTGATAGAAGACCAAAGTGTCGCAAATATGAATCTTGAAACTGGAGAAATCTTAGAAGAGATTGACGATAAAACGGTTAAAAAGACCAAAAAGAAAAAAACAATCCAATAGCCACCTCCTATAAATGAGGGCCTCCTTCTTAAGAATTTGAGAGGAGGTCTTTTTTTGAATGAACCAAGAAATAAACGCTAAAATTCATAAGCAAGCTAAAATTCCAACGGCATACGAATATGCCATTACTTTACTTTCTAAAAAAAACTATTCTGAATTAAAACTGAAACAAAAAATTGCGACAAAAAAATACTCTCTCGAAGAAATAGATCAGGCAATCGAAAAAATAAAAGAAAAAAACTTCTTACGCGAAGATTACTACATTGAAGGGAGGGCAAAAGGCCTATTGCGTAAAGGTTACTCCCCACAATATATAGCTTTAAAAATTCAAAATGAAGGACCTAACGTTTCCGCTGAAGATATTATCAACATCGCCAATGAAAACGGCATCGATCTCAATCTTATAAAACAAGAGTTAGTTAATAAAAAACTTAAAACTCTAGGGCCAGAAATGAGTGAGTTTGAAAAAAAATGCAAAATTAGAACATTTTTAAGCTCAAAAGGGCATTATTGCTAAAGAATAACTCTCAAATATCCGAAAAAATGGTATGGGAATAAAAATTTTTCTCTTAACATTCGTGTCTTTTTTCATATTATCTCATATTATCTTTTGATGAGGCTTCTCTACCAATTCATGGTGTGTTAAATCATAATCACAAAAAAGCGTTTTAGACTCAATGCGAGCAAGGTGAAATATGAAAGTACAAGAAATTCGCGAAAAATTTGTCCAATTTTTTGAAAGTAAAAATCATATTAAATATGAATCATCTCCCCTAATACCTCAGAACGATCCCACTTTGCTTTTTGCAAATGCAGGAATGAACCAATTTAAGGATTTTTTCACTGGAAAGGCAAACCCCAATCACAAAAGGGCCGTTACAATTCAAAAATGCGTTCGGGCCGGTGGAAAACATAATGATCTAGAAAATGTTGGCCTGACGGCCAGACATCACACTTTTTTTGAAATGCTTGGAAATTTTTCCTTCGGTGACTATTTTAAAGAAGAGGCCATCGTATTTGCTTGGGAGTTCTTGACCGATGTCCTGAAAATCCCCAAAGATAAACTCTTTATCACTGTCCACCACTCTGATGATGAGGCCCTTGAAATTTGGCATCAAAAAATTGGTATCCCTAAAAATAAAATCTTCAAAAAAGGCGACAAAGACAATTTTTGGGAAATGGGCGATACTGGCCCTTGTGGGCCCTGTACTGAAATTTTCTACGATCACGGCCCTGATCACTCCACACCAGGACTCGTTTTAAAAGAAGGACAAGACATCTTAGAAGATGAACTACGCTATGTTGAAATTTGGAATCTAGTCTTTATGCAATTTGAAAAATCCAAAGAAGGCATAAAACCACTTCCCAACCCTTCGATTGATACTGGTGCTGGACTAGAAAGAATTGCAGCTGTCTTACAAGGAAAATACTGGAATTATGATACAGATGCCTTTACCCCTATCATAAAAAAAATCGAAGATATTTCAGGGAAAAAATATACAGAAAAAGAATCTCAATCAAGCTTTCGTGTCGTAAGCGACCACATAAGATCAGCTACAATGCTTATTACTGATGGTGTAATACCTTCTAATGAAGGCAGAGGATACGTCTTAAGAAGAATAATCAGAAGGGCCGTTAGACACTTGCGCCTATTAAATGCACCAGATGGTAGTTTTTGTAAAATTGTCCCGGCCGTATTTGAAACTCTTGGAAAAGA
The nucleotide sequence above comes from Halobacteriovoraceae bacterium. Encoded proteins:
- a CDS encoding TIGR04552 family protein, whose translation is MARRPEYLEHYFYDWEQFDVIIGGKSALDSKHFITTVDSKDKANNFLKGYGLDPNDPVSKAELFGYFQESLQFIKRYFLKEGNSDGLNLQIPNNLYLITEITDLFIMISGANKDVTKEERLWAEIVLKVMHTVIHIDKDLRSNYFNVVQTQIFDKFYKHLHRDGENKLYLGKPADKYSIEVIDFQTKSKKSRESTIIKLLHKAEHVAEELFDRVGVRIVVREKIDILNVVRFILENHICIPHNIKPSRSINTIFNLKSLKSGHYKLIKDAIRFQLSEQEFKEKLLDLIDTGRGDKNNKKNDFTSSKYQSVQFTCRQLIRFRNPFLSEFNKVRKVAKEQESELASKILNLDISLIARDIRFFYPYEVQIVDSKSHEVNTKGEASHEEYKKMQTRTAIDRLFKSLLEYHKRS
- a CDS encoding phosphatidylglycerophosphatase A, which gives rise to MAQIQSKILSFLEKSFLSFLGVGLAPFAPGTFGTLAICPFLYFFDKLHIPTFIFLPILILATFLSCILAERNRKKNNEHDPSWIVIDEVLGMSLSWIIVGSTNLVGLIILFILFRLFDIFKIGPAKYFDTKVTHGCGVILDDLVSGVYASLIFLILRFFLSDSLII
- the recA gene encoding recombinase RecA, which translates into the protein MAISTTGSTETNKAKALDLALANIEKQFGKGAIMKLGTEGVENKIPAISTGCLGLDICLGIGGIPKGRIVEIYGPESSGKTTLTLHIAAECQKAGGTVAFVDAEHALDTAYASKLGVDIPNTLISQPDSGEQALEITDMLVRSGAVDLLIVDSVAALTPRAELEGDMGDSHMGLQARLMSQALRKLTGSISRSNCTVIFINQLRMKIGVMFGNPETTTGGNALKFYSSVRIDIRRISGIKGSDGEIIGNRTKVKIVKNKVAPPFKQHEFDIMYGQGISQSGDLIDLAVERKIVDKAGAWFSYNNEKIGQGREKAKLFLEENPEIAEEVREKILVKAGLIEDQSVANMNLETGEILEEIDDKTVKKTKKKKTIQ
- a CDS encoding regulatory protein RecX; the protein is MNQEINAKIHKQAKIPTAYEYAITLLSKKNYSELKLKQKIATKKYSLEEIDQAIEKIKEKNFLREDYYIEGRAKGLLRKGYSPQYIALKIQNEGPNVSAEDIINIANENGIDLNLIKQELVNKKLKTLGPEMSEFEKKCKIRTFLSSKGHYC